In Tamandua tetradactyla isolate mTamTet1 chromosome 7, mTamTet1.pri, whole genome shotgun sequence, the following are encoded in one genomic region:
- the LOC143690643 gene encoding LOW QUALITY PROTEIN: olfactory receptor 6C4-like (The sequence of the model RefSeq protein was modified relative to this genomic sequence to represent the inferred CDS: inserted 3 bases in 2 codons): protein MVVVKAFCECDSIYKQLTLRQQELAMKNQTLTEFILLGLTDIPELHIIFFIFLFLSYISSILGNLIIITLTLLDSHLQTPMYFFLWNFSFLEIFFTSTFTPRLLFSISTEKTISYNDCLTQYFFSIILGATEFYLLTVMSYDYYVAICKPLHYATIMSNRVCTQLVFCSWLGGFLVILFPIIQTNKLDFWASNVLNHYLCDTGPLLEISRSETRLLEQVDFLLAVTSLEVTLVLVIFSYINIIRTILKIPYTQQRKKAFSTCSXHMIVISLSYGSCIFMFIKPSAKVGVAFNKGVAVXNTLVAPLLNPFIYTLRNKQVKQAFKSSKLNTKVSKKMKEVMGEVESDKDMPADRYVNEEDREQEVDNEVDNEEKEGGEAEEEEEGDGKEEAPTVAQTLLAPPDVHVHITIRPPDMYRHVPTHAMHTQLWASSDQRILATPAPAQAKAIPSHHP, encoded by the exons ATGGTGGTTGTAAAGGCATTTTGTGAATGTGATAGCATCTATAAACAGTTGACTTTAAG ACAGCAAGAGTTAGCAATGAAGAACCAAACTTTGACTGAATTCATCCTACTGGGACTAACAGACATCCCAGAGCTTCATATTATATTCTTCATATTTCTCTTCCTGTCCTACATATCCAGCATCTTAGGGAACCTGATAATCATCACCCTCACACTACTGGATTCTCATCTCCAGAcccccatgtatttcttcctctggAATTTCTCCTTCTTGGAAATCTTCTTTACATCCACTTTTACTCCCAGGCTGCTATTCAGCATCTCAACTGAAAAGACCATAAGTTACAATGACTGCTTAACTCAGTATTTCTTTTCCATCATCTTAGGAGCCACAGAGTTTTACCTTTTGACTGTCATGTCCTATGACTACTACGTAGCAATCTGCAAACCCCTACATTATGCAACCATCATGAGCAACAGGGTCTGTACCCAGCTGGTTTTCTGCTCTTGGCTGGGTGGGTTCCTGGTCATcctattccccatcatccagacaAATAAGTTGGATTTCTGGGCCTCCAAtgtgctgaatcattatctttGTGACACTGGACCTCTCTTAGAAATATCTCGCTCAGAGACAAGACTCCTGGAGCAGGTTGACTTTTTATTAGCAGTTACGTCCTTAGAAGTGACACTTGTGCTGGTAATTTTCTCCTACATAAACATCATCAGGACCATTCTGAAGATCCCCTATACCCAGCAAAGGAAAAAGGCTTTTTCCACTTGTTC TCACATGATTGTCATCTCCCTCTCTTATGGCAGCTGCATCTTCATGTTCATAAAACCTTCAGCCAAGGTAGGAGTCGCCTTCAATAAGGGAGTAGCTG CTAATACCTTGGTTGCCCCTTTGTTGAACCCCTTCATTTACACTCTGAGAAATAAGCAGGTAAAACAAGCCTTCAAAAG CTCCAAACTCAACACCAAGGTCTCAAAGAAGATGAAGGAAGTTATGGGGGAGGTGGAAAGTGATAAAGACATGCCTGCTGACAGGTATGTCAATGAGGAAGACAGGGAACAGGAGGTTGACAATGAGGTAGACAACGAAGAGAAGGAAGGTGgggaggcagaggaggaggaagaaggtgATGGCAAGGAAGAAG CCCCTACAGTTGCTCAAACCCTCCTGGCCCCCCCTGATGTGCATGTACACATCACCATCAGGCCCCCAGACATGTACAGACATGTTCCCACTCACGCCATGCAcactcagctctgggcaagcagtGACCAGCGGATCCtggccacacctgccccagcccaggcaAAAGCAATCCCGTCCCaccacccctga